In Nasonia vitripennis strain AsymCx chromosome 2, Nvit_psr_1.1, whole genome shotgun sequence, a genomic segment contains:
- the LOC100118667 gene encoding protein ECT2 isoform X4: MEEQSVHSSTSDINSEEAVKTEYLIIPRKKRICLVGAASEDPALGAAAQQFNVPVLKSETGVEYIEDTTYCTYFILKQFEGVEYDNLRKSAHRILGPTALLQLAEKKESLPSINRPMYTQSMLGTVVAFTGFRKKEELTKLINMIHHMGGSIRKEMGLKVTHLIANCCGGEKYRYAVTFRVPVMSSDWVSALWDMRDSLSSCSGNNEELVANFKLKPFFGARVCFFGFPEDEKRHMCEVLQQQGGEPTEITDPNCTHVVTDLGKHRYRITNSAKNPLPYLRFSNDTLQLELALANKSLSYSFEYYDPYTNTIPSPAKSIFASRLLSMGKRKFQHDDDKPTHENVSQDSAICMDYSNDLPSPNSEPAAMTFEEISEEDEETMDRTLSIGESSEDLWTDGTMDVDSGIDDVRTMRKSVSLISKYEHGKIYGTNTLAGKKHTPLKNVQSCSLIAFNSSGKKVATPRRYIRWKRSSSHTGTPNKQLTSCASEPKLRTHVTKRHSYQTASVTFSDSVNYLNASAGEGKKTKTRKSSKTLTKALKQSSALFSKISEIVFPSTFKQYMPVTPCRPSQQQRREDDCVTRQKYTPLPSPLPVPAKMARLGSDSDCKVRVSQQQQETQCVSVTDLTAQKNLTPKCARNIKRAPEKSFLVVVDESNVNALPDLASARAHIVKAEWFWTSVQNEGAADEKDYLFEDYLEQVMSPSASARRDSQQAATPTTASTRRKRKRLAETLSSLVQNGADSPALHKRRSSISDAGHLSVSGSFLDCTASPDKQLLDDIPEVEAVNTDSARKNLSPRHQVFLELVQTESNYVGILSTIMTLFKSPLEDLIETSGELLNSTEAKIIFGNFPPIYEVHKQMLEELRFCANHWSEENSIGNIFLKFASDLVKAYPPYVNFFENTKEMLDQCDQNKPRFHAFLKICQTKPECGRQSLKELLIKPVQRLPSISLLLNDILKHTHKSNPDHSALEKSLSSIKEVMTYINEDKRKTEGQLAMFDIFNEIDNCPPHLVSSHRSFIGKCDVQELSEGLSGRGDHLVFFLFTDMLEICKKRSKAFNSMKSPNTVNGLHSVKMSQVKPYKHIKMLSLSTVKKVVDIRETEECRNVFALMVRSNQELKEKLYSFTITDEEVNKTNYLRTLCRQMANTVCKADADTFLISLDHSQLEIDTSDVALGTLSKAFKSLFHNFYLEYMDPFASRTRMKVGRAFSFNKTPSKLKRAMSTMMSPFGSTNSLTPASQQLAQMRLASCNNINELGNGGSGSPSRDEVLVAPMSVQPTRKAKCSTLSMASLRRNCSEEVMQDKSDL, translated from the exons ATGGAAGAGCAGAGCGTGCACAGCAGTACCAGCGATATAAATAGTGAGGAGGCCGTCAAGACTGAAT ATCTAATTATACCTCGCAAAAAGAGGATATGCCTCGTTGGTGCAGCCAGTGAGGATCCTGCATTAGGTGCTGCAGCTCAGCAGTTCAACGTTCCAGTTCTTAAGTCAGAGACTGGTGTAGAATATATAGAAGATACAACCTACTGCACTTATTTTATACTCAAGCAATTTGAAGGAGTCGAATATGACAACTTACGCAAAAGTGCACACAG GATTTTGGGGCCAACAGCTTTATTACAGCTGGCGGAGAAGAAGGAATCGTTACCTAGTATTAACAGACCAATGTACACACAGTCTATGCTAGGTACTGTTGTTGCATTTACAGGCTtcaggaaaaaagaagaattg ACCAAACTCATCAACATGATTCATCACATGGGTGGCAGCATTAGGAAAGAAATGGGGTTAAAAGTGACGCACCTCATCGCGAATTGCTGTGGAGGTGAAAAATATAGATATGCAGTAACATTTCGAGTGCCCGTCATGTCTAGTGATTGGGTGTCTGCATTGTGGGATATGAGGGACAGTCTTTCCAGCTGCAGCGGTAACAATGAAGAATTG GTCGCCAATTTCAAACTGAAGCCATTCTTTGGGGCCCGTGTTTGCTTCTTTGGATTTCCCGAGGATGAGAAGAGACACATGTGCGAGGTGCTGCAGCAGCAAGGAGGGGAACCTACAGAGATAACCGATCCAAATTGTACCCACGTG GTAACAGACTTAGGCAAGCATCGCTATAGGATTACCAACAGCGCAAAAAACCCGCTGCCATACTTAAGGTTTTCCAACGACACTCTTCAGCTTGAATTAGCTCTCGCCAACAAGTCCCTGTCATACTCCTTTGAATATTACGATCCTTACACCAACACCATACCCTCGCCCGCAAAATCGATCTTCGCGTCGCGCCTTCTCAGCATGGGTAAGCGCAAGTTCCAACATGACGACGACAAGCCAACTCACGAGAACGTCAGCCAAGATTCGGCCATTTGTATGGACTACTCCAACGACTTGCCCAGTCCAAACAGCGAACCCGCAGCTATGACGTTCGAGGAAATCAGCGAGGAGGACGAGGAGACCATGGACCGAACGCTGAGCATTGGAGAGTCTTCCGAGGATTTATGGACTGACGGAACAATGGATGTCGACTCTGGTATCGACGATGTCAGAACGATGAGAAAGTCTGTGTCACTAATTTCCAAGTACGAGCACGGTAAAATCTACGGCACCAATACACTTGCCGGTAAGAAGCACACGCCCTTGAAGAACGTGCAGTCCTGTTCGCTCATCGCATTTAACAGCAGTGGCAAGAAAGTTGCAACTCCACGTCGTTACATCCGTTGGAAGAGATCTTCGTCACATACCGGAACACCTAATAAGCAACTAACCAGCTGTGCAAGTGAGCCCAAGCTACGAACCCACGTAACCAAGAGACACAGCTACCAGACGGCCAGCGTAACATTCAGCGACAGCGTAAACTACTTAAACGCGTCCGCGGGCGAgggcaaaaaaacaaaaactcgcAAAAGCTCGAAAACACTGACTAAGGCTCTCAAGCAGAGCTCCGCGTTATTCTCGAAAATCAGCGAGATTGTCTTTCCCTCCACCTTCAAGCAGTACATGCCGGTGACGCCTTGCCGACCGAGTCAGCAACAACGACGAGAGGATGACTGTGTCACCAGGCAGAAATATACACCATTACCTAGTCCGTTGCCGGTCCCGGCGAAAATGGCCAGGTTGGGATCGGATTCGGACTGCAAAGTCAGGGTctcacagcagcagcaggagacACAGTGCGTCTCGGTGACAGATTTAACAGCGCAGAAGAATTTGACTCCGAAGTGTGCCAGAAACATCAAAAGAGCGCCAGAGAAGTCCTTTCTAGTG GTTGTAGACGAATCTAACGTCAACGCGTTACCTGATCTTGCATCTGCAAGAGCACACATAGTTAAGGCTGAATGGTTCTGGACCTCTGTGCAAAATGAAGGTGCAGCCGATGAAAAAGACTACCTGTTTGAAGAT TACCTGGAACAAGTCATGTCGCCGTCAGCCTCGGCACGGCGGGACAGCCAACAAGCAGCGACGCCGACAACGGCTTCCACGAGACGGAAACGTAAGCGACTCGCGGAAACGTTGTCGAGTCTGGTACAAAATGGTGCGGATTCACCAGCCTTACACAAAAGACGTTCGAGCATAAGCGACGCAGGTCATCTAAGCGTTAGCGGTAGCTTCCTGGACTGCACTGCAAGTCCCGATAAACAATTACTAGATG ATATTCCAGAGGTAGAGGCTGTGAACACAGATAGTGCGAGGAAAAATCTTTCTCCACGCCATCAAGTCTTTTTAGAACTTGTACAGACGGAATCGAATTACGTCGGCATTCTTAGCACCATCATGACT CTGTTCAAATCGCCACTAGAAGATCTTATTGAAACAAGTGGAGAATTACTAAATAGTACAGAAGCCAAAATCATCTTCGGTAATTTTCCACCGATTTACGAGGTGCATAAACAGATGCTCGAAGAGCTGCGCTTTTGCGCGAATCACTGGTCAGAAGAAAATAGCATAggaaacatatttttaaaatttgcatcAGATTTGGTGAAGGCGTATCCTCCTTACGTGAACttctttgaaaatacaaaGGAAATGCTGGATCAGTGCGATCAAAACAAGCCCAGGTTTCATGCTTTTCTCAAAATCTGCCAAACTAAGCCTGAATGCGGTAGACAAAGTTTGAAGGAACTGTTGATTAAACCAGTGCAACGCCTTCCCAGTATTAGTTTATTGTTAAATG ATATCCTTAAGCATACACATAAGAGTAATCCGGATCACAGTGCCTTGGAAAAGTCATTAAGTAGCATTAAGGAAGTTATGACGTATATCAATGAAGATAAACGAAAGACTGAGGGTCAGCTCGCAATGTTTGATATATTTAATGAGATCGACAATTGTCCGCCGCATCTGGtgtcctcgcaccgctcgttCATTGGCAAGTGCGACGTGCAGGAATTGAGCGAGGGACTGAGCGGCCGTGGCGATCATctcgttttctttttgttcACGGATATGCTCGAGATCTGCAAGAAGCGATCGAAGGCGTTTAACTCGATGAAGAGTCCAAATACGGTTAATGGACTGCATTCTGTCAAAATGAGCCAGGTCAAGCCGTATAAGCATATCAAAATGTTGTCGTTAAGCACAGTTAAAAAGGTTGTGGATATTCGGGAAACAGAAg AGTGTCGAAACGTGTTTGCTTTAATGGTTCGGAGTAATCAAGAGTTGAAAGAAAAACTGTATTCTTTCACAATTACTGACGAGGAGGTGAATAAAACAAATTACCTGCGAACGTTGTGTCGACAAATGGCCAATACTGTTTGTAAAGCTGATGCG gATACGTTTCTTATCAGTCTCGATCACAGTCAGCTTGAAATTGATACTAGTGATGTAGCCTTAGGAACTTTAAGTAAAGCATTTAA GAGCctatttcataatttttaccTGGAGTATATGGACCC GTTCGCATCGCGCACGAGGATGAAGGTGGGCCGAGCATTCAGTTTCAACAAGACGCCGAGCAAGCTGAAGCGCGCTATGTCAACGATGATGTCGCCGTTTGGTTCGACCAACAGTTTAACCCCGGCGAGTCAGCAACTTGCTCAAATGAGGCTTGCCAGCTGCAATAATATTAAC GAACTGGGCAACGGTGGTTCGGGCTCACCGTCGCGAGACGAGGTTCTTGTTGCACCCATGTCGGTCCAGCCGACGCGCAAGGCTAAATGCAGTACCCTCAGTATGGCCTCCCTTCGAAG AAATTGCTCCGAGGAAGTCATGCAGGACAAATCTGATCTCTGA
- the LOC100118667 gene encoding protein ECT2 isoform X5, which produces MEEQSVHSSTSDINSEEAVKTEYLIIPRKKRICLVGAASEDPALGAAAQQFNVPVLKSETGVEYIEDTTYCTYFILKQFEGVEYDNLRKSAHRILGPTALLQLAEKKESLPSINRPMYTQSMLGTVVAFTGFRKKEELTKLINMIHHMGGSIRKEMGLKVTHLIANCCGGEKYRYAVTFRVPVMSSDWVSALWDMRDSLSSCSGNNEELVANFKLKPFFGARVCFFGFPEDEKRHMCEVLQQQGGEPTEITDPNCTHVVTDLGKHRYRITNSAKNPLPYLRFSNDTLQLELALANKSLSYSFEYYDPYTNTIPSPAKSIFASRLLSMGKRKFQHDDDKPTHENVSQDSAICMDYSNDLPSPNSEPAAMTFEEISEEDEETMDRTLSIGESSEDLWTDGTMDVDSGIDDVRTMRKSVSLISKYEHGKIYGTNTLAGKKHTPLKNVQSCSLIAFNSSGKKVATPRRYIRWKRSSSHTGTPNKQLTSCASEPKLRTHVTKRHSYQTASVTFSDSVNYLNASAGEGKKTKTRKSSKTLTKALKQSSALFSKISEIVFPSTFKQYMPVTPCRPSQQQRREDDCVTRQKYTPLPSPLPVPAKMARLGSDSDCKVRVSQQQQETQCVSVTDLTAQKNLTPKCARNIKRAPEKSFLVVVDESNVNALPDLASARAHIVKAEWFWTSVQNEGAADEKDYLFEDYLEQVMSPSASARRDSQQAATPTTASTRRKRKRLAETLSSLVQNGADSPALHKRRSSISDAGHLSVSGSFLDCTASPDKQLLDDIPEVEAVNTDSARKNLSPRHQVFLELVQTESNYVGILSTIMTLFKSPLEDLIETSGELLNSTEAKIIFGNFPPIYEVHKQMLEELRFCANHWSEENSIGNIFLKFASDLVKAYPPYVNFFENTKEMLDQCDQNKPRFHAFLKICQTKPECGRQSLKELLIKPVQRLPSISLLLNDILKHTHKSNPDHSALEKSLSSIKEVMTYINEDKRKTEGQLAMFDIFNEIDNCPPHLVSSHRSFIGKCDVQELSEGLSGRGDHLVFFLFTDMLEICKKRSKAFNSMKSPNTVNGLHSVKMSQVKPYKHIKMLSLSTVKKVVDIRETEECRNVFALMVRSNQELKEKLYSFTITDEEVNKTNYLRTLCRQMANTVCKADADTFLISLDHSQLEIDTSDVALGTLSKAFKFASRTRMKVGRAFSFNKTPSKLKRAMSTMMSPFGSTNSLTPASQQLAQMRLASCNNINELGNGGSGSPSRDEVLVAPMSVQPTRKAKCSTLSMASLRRNCSEEVMQDKSDL; this is translated from the exons ATGGAAGAGCAGAGCGTGCACAGCAGTACCAGCGATATAAATAGTGAGGAGGCCGTCAAGACTGAAT ATCTAATTATACCTCGCAAAAAGAGGATATGCCTCGTTGGTGCAGCCAGTGAGGATCCTGCATTAGGTGCTGCAGCTCAGCAGTTCAACGTTCCAGTTCTTAAGTCAGAGACTGGTGTAGAATATATAGAAGATACAACCTACTGCACTTATTTTATACTCAAGCAATTTGAAGGAGTCGAATATGACAACTTACGCAAAAGTGCACACAG GATTTTGGGGCCAACAGCTTTATTACAGCTGGCGGAGAAGAAGGAATCGTTACCTAGTATTAACAGACCAATGTACACACAGTCTATGCTAGGTACTGTTGTTGCATTTACAGGCTtcaggaaaaaagaagaattg ACCAAACTCATCAACATGATTCATCACATGGGTGGCAGCATTAGGAAAGAAATGGGGTTAAAAGTGACGCACCTCATCGCGAATTGCTGTGGAGGTGAAAAATATAGATATGCAGTAACATTTCGAGTGCCCGTCATGTCTAGTGATTGGGTGTCTGCATTGTGGGATATGAGGGACAGTCTTTCCAGCTGCAGCGGTAACAATGAAGAATTG GTCGCCAATTTCAAACTGAAGCCATTCTTTGGGGCCCGTGTTTGCTTCTTTGGATTTCCCGAGGATGAGAAGAGACACATGTGCGAGGTGCTGCAGCAGCAAGGAGGGGAACCTACAGAGATAACCGATCCAAATTGTACCCACGTG GTAACAGACTTAGGCAAGCATCGCTATAGGATTACCAACAGCGCAAAAAACCCGCTGCCATACTTAAGGTTTTCCAACGACACTCTTCAGCTTGAATTAGCTCTCGCCAACAAGTCCCTGTCATACTCCTTTGAATATTACGATCCTTACACCAACACCATACCCTCGCCCGCAAAATCGATCTTCGCGTCGCGCCTTCTCAGCATGGGTAAGCGCAAGTTCCAACATGACGACGACAAGCCAACTCACGAGAACGTCAGCCAAGATTCGGCCATTTGTATGGACTACTCCAACGACTTGCCCAGTCCAAACAGCGAACCCGCAGCTATGACGTTCGAGGAAATCAGCGAGGAGGACGAGGAGACCATGGACCGAACGCTGAGCATTGGAGAGTCTTCCGAGGATTTATGGACTGACGGAACAATGGATGTCGACTCTGGTATCGACGATGTCAGAACGATGAGAAAGTCTGTGTCACTAATTTCCAAGTACGAGCACGGTAAAATCTACGGCACCAATACACTTGCCGGTAAGAAGCACACGCCCTTGAAGAACGTGCAGTCCTGTTCGCTCATCGCATTTAACAGCAGTGGCAAGAAAGTTGCAACTCCACGTCGTTACATCCGTTGGAAGAGATCTTCGTCACATACCGGAACACCTAATAAGCAACTAACCAGCTGTGCAAGTGAGCCCAAGCTACGAACCCACGTAACCAAGAGACACAGCTACCAGACGGCCAGCGTAACATTCAGCGACAGCGTAAACTACTTAAACGCGTCCGCGGGCGAgggcaaaaaaacaaaaactcgcAAAAGCTCGAAAACACTGACTAAGGCTCTCAAGCAGAGCTCCGCGTTATTCTCGAAAATCAGCGAGATTGTCTTTCCCTCCACCTTCAAGCAGTACATGCCGGTGACGCCTTGCCGACCGAGTCAGCAACAACGACGAGAGGATGACTGTGTCACCAGGCAGAAATATACACCATTACCTAGTCCGTTGCCGGTCCCGGCGAAAATGGCCAGGTTGGGATCGGATTCGGACTGCAAAGTCAGGGTctcacagcagcagcaggagacACAGTGCGTCTCGGTGACAGATTTAACAGCGCAGAAGAATTTGACTCCGAAGTGTGCCAGAAACATCAAAAGAGCGCCAGAGAAGTCCTTTCTAGTG GTTGTAGACGAATCTAACGTCAACGCGTTACCTGATCTTGCATCTGCAAGAGCACACATAGTTAAGGCTGAATGGTTCTGGACCTCTGTGCAAAATGAAGGTGCAGCCGATGAAAAAGACTACCTGTTTGAAGAT TACCTGGAACAAGTCATGTCGCCGTCAGCCTCGGCACGGCGGGACAGCCAACAAGCAGCGACGCCGACAACGGCTTCCACGAGACGGAAACGTAAGCGACTCGCGGAAACGTTGTCGAGTCTGGTACAAAATGGTGCGGATTCACCAGCCTTACACAAAAGACGTTCGAGCATAAGCGACGCAGGTCATCTAAGCGTTAGCGGTAGCTTCCTGGACTGCACTGCAAGTCCCGATAAACAATTACTAGATG ATATTCCAGAGGTAGAGGCTGTGAACACAGATAGTGCGAGGAAAAATCTTTCTCCACGCCATCAAGTCTTTTTAGAACTTGTACAGACGGAATCGAATTACGTCGGCATTCTTAGCACCATCATGACT CTGTTCAAATCGCCACTAGAAGATCTTATTGAAACAAGTGGAGAATTACTAAATAGTACAGAAGCCAAAATCATCTTCGGTAATTTTCCACCGATTTACGAGGTGCATAAACAGATGCTCGAAGAGCTGCGCTTTTGCGCGAATCACTGGTCAGAAGAAAATAGCATAggaaacatatttttaaaatttgcatcAGATTTGGTGAAGGCGTATCCTCCTTACGTGAACttctttgaaaatacaaaGGAAATGCTGGATCAGTGCGATCAAAACAAGCCCAGGTTTCATGCTTTTCTCAAAATCTGCCAAACTAAGCCTGAATGCGGTAGACAAAGTTTGAAGGAACTGTTGATTAAACCAGTGCAACGCCTTCCCAGTATTAGTTTATTGTTAAATG ATATCCTTAAGCATACACATAAGAGTAATCCGGATCACAGTGCCTTGGAAAAGTCATTAAGTAGCATTAAGGAAGTTATGACGTATATCAATGAAGATAAACGAAAGACTGAGGGTCAGCTCGCAATGTTTGATATATTTAATGAGATCGACAATTGTCCGCCGCATCTGGtgtcctcgcaccgctcgttCATTGGCAAGTGCGACGTGCAGGAATTGAGCGAGGGACTGAGCGGCCGTGGCGATCATctcgttttctttttgttcACGGATATGCTCGAGATCTGCAAGAAGCGATCGAAGGCGTTTAACTCGATGAAGAGTCCAAATACGGTTAATGGACTGCATTCTGTCAAAATGAGCCAGGTCAAGCCGTATAAGCATATCAAAATGTTGTCGTTAAGCACAGTTAAAAAGGTTGTGGATATTCGGGAAACAGAAg AGTGTCGAAACGTGTTTGCTTTAATGGTTCGGAGTAATCAAGAGTTGAAAGAAAAACTGTATTCTTTCACAATTACTGACGAGGAGGTGAATAAAACAAATTACCTGCGAACGTTGTGTCGACAAATGGCCAATACTGTTTGTAAAGCTGATGCG gATACGTTTCTTATCAGTCTCGATCACAGTCAGCTTGAAATTGATACTAGTGATGTAGCCTTAGGAACTTTAAGTAAAGCATTTAA GTTCGCATCGCGCACGAGGATGAAGGTGGGCCGAGCATTCAGTTTCAACAAGACGCCGAGCAAGCTGAAGCGCGCTATGTCAACGATGATGTCGCCGTTTGGTTCGACCAACAGTTTAACCCCGGCGAGTCAGCAACTTGCTCAAATGAGGCTTGCCAGCTGCAATAATATTAAC GAACTGGGCAACGGTGGTTCGGGCTCACCGTCGCGAGACGAGGTTCTTGTTGCACCCATGTCGGTCCAGCCGACGCGCAAGGCTAAATGCAGTACCCTCAGTATGGCCTCCCTTCGAAG AAATTGCTCCGAGGAAGTCATGCAGGACAAATCTGATCTCTGA